The proteins below are encoded in one region of Fibrella aestuarina BUZ 2:
- a CDS encoding efflux RND transporter periplasmic adaptor subunit, with protein sequence MNSFLKLLGPAFLAAGFAACSSAVSETKSAQKEPEVQPVAVSTVQSLQPSKRVTLPGELKPWNRVNMYAKVKGYVRSLSVDRGTAVRKGQVLARLEAPEVLAELSGAQAQLQAQEATLVEQTTRARASRLVYQRLVQTAKTEGAVSANELDQAQARMQADSAMVAVARGTVQAARSNFQAKGELRQYLTITAPFDGVVIERNISPGALVGAGDSGKPLFVLEDSRTLRLTVAIPETFANQLPARSAVSFTVNAIPERRFTAQLARTGESLIETNRSMMAEFDVNNAGHALKAGMYAEVTLPVERSAKTLFVPTTAVVSSSEKQFVIRVSDGRAQWVTVQKGNVVDSLVEVFGDLKPGVAIVRTASEEIRDGQAVSARK encoded by the coding sequence ATGAACTCCTTCCTGAAATTACTTGGCCCAGCCTTCCTGGCAGCGGGATTCGCGGCCTGCTCATCGGCCGTGAGCGAGACGAAGTCGGCCCAAAAAGAACCCGAGGTACAACCGGTAGCGGTATCCACCGTGCAGTCGCTGCAACCCAGCAAACGGGTGACGTTGCCGGGTGAACTGAAGCCCTGGAACCGGGTCAATATGTACGCCAAAGTGAAGGGCTACGTCCGCAGCCTGTCGGTCGATCGGGGCACGGCTGTGCGGAAAGGGCAGGTCCTGGCCCGGCTCGAAGCGCCCGAGGTGCTGGCCGAACTGAGTGGGGCGCAGGCGCAGCTACAGGCGCAGGAGGCCACGCTGGTGGAGCAAACGACCCGCGCGCGCGCCAGCCGACTGGTGTATCAGCGCCTGGTGCAAACGGCCAAAACGGAAGGTGCCGTGTCGGCTAACGAACTCGATCAGGCGCAGGCCCGCATGCAGGCCGACAGCGCGATGGTGGCCGTGGCGCGGGGCACGGTGCAGGCTGCCCGGTCCAATTTCCAGGCCAAGGGCGAGCTTCGGCAGTACCTCACCATCACGGCCCCGTTTGATGGTGTCGTGATCGAGCGGAACATCAGCCCCGGCGCGCTCGTGGGGGCGGGCGATAGCGGCAAGCCCCTGTTTGTGCTGGAAGACAGCCGGACACTCCGCCTCACGGTGGCTATTCCCGAAACGTTTGCCAACCAGTTGCCCGCCCGCAGTGCCGTGTCGTTCACCGTCAACGCCATTCCCGAGCGACGCTTTACGGCCCAACTGGCCCGAACCGGCGAAAGCCTGATCGAAACCAATCGGTCAATGATGGCCGAGTTCGACGTTAACAACGCGGGCCATGCGCTCAAGGCGGGCATGTATGCCGAAGTGACGCTGCCCGTCGAACGGTCCGCCAAAACCTTGTTTGTTCCGACCACGGCGGTCGTCAGTTCGAGCGAAAAGCAATTCGTGATCCGGGTGAGCGACGGGCGGGCGCAGTGGGTGACGGTGCAGAAAGGAAACGTCGTGGATAGCCTGGTCGAAGTGTTTGGCGACCTCAAACCAGGCGTGGCCATTGTACGGACGGCGTCGGAAGAAATCCGGGATGGGCAGGCCGTTTCGGCGCGGAAATGA
- a CDS encoding efflux RND transporter permease subunit, with the protein MQQLIRSALRKPISVVVGVVAILFFSVMSLFTIPVDIFPNLDLPTIYVVQPYGGMAPDQMDGFIATRYQDHFLYVSGIRDIDVKTIQGLSLIKLQFYPGTDMAQAAAEVANNVSRAKAYMPDGTVPPQVVRFDASSVPVGQLVFESPTRSLNEIQDFASSRVRPMFSRIPGVSSPPPFGGNQRTIVVRVNPQLIRSYQLTPEEIIKAIVTNNQPSPAGNIRIGEKTLMTPVNSLVKKPEDFLNIPIRVGSGPTVFVRDVGTVEDAADVTVSYALVNGRRAVYIPVVKKSDASTLDVVNNIRKAMPDLQNAVPEDVKISYEFDQSVYVTNALKSLVTEGLLGAILTGLMVLLFLRDWRSVIIVVLTIPISILSAVILLNLFGQTINIMTLSGLALAIGILVDQATVSIENIHQHLEMGKPKAIAIWDACKEIVFPEFLILLAILAVFAPAFVMSGVPRSMFLPLSLSVGFAMIASFLLSQTFVPVLANWLLKDHPKHEPATHTLDASERQTMIREAAHPTPNPTGFEKFKRRYSTVLEGLLNRRGLVVGGYLLGSLALIGLCFTVIGTDILPHANSHQFQLRLRVPDGTRVERTELATLSVLDIIKKEVGPDNVDISSAYVGTVPSSYGTSNIFVFNSGPHEAVLQVSLNEEHPVKMDALKEQLRQQIAKQLPNARISFEPIELVDKIMSQGSATPIEVTVAAKNLQEAGRFADKIKAQLNQITYLRDVQVAQPLAYPILNVNLNRERAGQLGVTSTQIARSMVAATSSSRFTDKNLWLDESKGLAYQVQVQIPEYQMTTPNDIGNIPLRSGEMHPLLSDVATFSEGTTAGEYDRSGPNRLVTITANLQEKDLGTAQKDVLQAIKAAGEPPRGVMVELRGQTRLLADTLSSLQTGLLVAIVIIFLLLAANYQSFKLSLVILSAIPAVVAGALLMLLACGATLNLQSYMGLIMSVGVSVANAILMVTNAENLRLETGDTYRAVVMAANSRIRPILMTSIAMIAGMVPMASGMGEGGDQIAPLGQAVIGGLIASTLAALLILPCVFTQFQTKAALQSVSLDPEDPESQFFNPVVLDKAGVNGVPVH; encoded by the coding sequence ATGCAACAACTCATTCGTTCTGCCCTGCGTAAGCCCATTTCGGTGGTCGTGGGCGTGGTCGCCATCCTGTTTTTCTCGGTGATGTCGCTGTTCACGATTCCGGTCGACATTTTCCCGAACCTCGATTTGCCGACGATCTACGTGGTACAACCCTACGGCGGCATGGCGCCCGATCAGATGGACGGCTTCATTGCCACGCGCTACCAGGATCACTTCCTCTACGTGTCGGGCATCCGCGACATCGACGTGAAGACTATTCAGGGGCTGTCGCTGATCAAGCTTCAGTTCTACCCCGGTACCGACATGGCGCAGGCTGCGGCCGAAGTCGCTAACAACGTGTCGCGGGCGAAGGCCTACATGCCCGACGGCACCGTGCCGCCGCAGGTAGTGCGTTTCGACGCCAGTTCGGTGCCGGTGGGGCAGCTGGTGTTTGAAAGCCCGACGCGCTCGCTCAACGAGATTCAGGATTTTGCCTCGTCGCGGGTGCGGCCCATGTTCTCCCGCATCCCCGGCGTATCCAGCCCGCCGCCCTTTGGCGGTAACCAGCGGACCATCGTGGTGCGGGTGAATCCGCAGCTGATTCGGAGTTACCAGCTCACGCCGGAAGAAATCATCAAGGCGATCGTGACCAACAACCAGCCGTCGCCAGCCGGGAACATCCGCATCGGCGAGAAAACGCTGATGACACCGGTGAACTCGCTGGTGAAAAAACCCGAAGACTTCCTCAACATCCCCATCCGCGTGGGCAGTGGCCCCACGGTGTTTGTGCGCGACGTGGGTACGGTGGAAGACGCCGCCGACGTGACGGTGAGTTATGCGCTCGTCAACGGGCGGCGGGCGGTGTACATCCCGGTGGTGAAAAAGTCGGACGCCTCTACGCTCGATGTGGTGAACAACATCCGCAAAGCCATGCCCGACCTGCAAAACGCCGTGCCCGAGGACGTGAAAATTTCGTACGAATTCGACCAGTCGGTGTACGTGACCAACGCGCTGAAAAGCTTGGTGACGGAAGGGCTGCTGGGGGCCATCCTGACAGGTCTGATGGTGTTGCTCTTCCTGCGCGACTGGCGGAGCGTGATCATCGTGGTTCTGACCATCCCGATCTCGATTCTGTCGGCGGTGATTCTGCTCAACCTGTTCGGGCAAACCATCAACATCATGACGCTGTCGGGGCTGGCACTGGCCATCGGGATTCTGGTCGATCAGGCCACGGTGAGTATCGAAAACATTCACCAGCACCTGGAGATGGGAAAGCCAAAGGCCATCGCGATCTGGGACGCCTGTAAGGAAATCGTCTTCCCCGAATTTCTGATCCTGCTGGCGATTCTGGCCGTGTTTGCGCCCGCTTTCGTCATGAGCGGCGTCCCGCGGTCGATGTTCTTGCCCTTGTCGCTGTCGGTGGGGTTTGCCATGATCGCGTCGTTTCTGCTATCGCAAACGTTTGTGCCGGTGCTGGCCAACTGGCTGCTGAAAGACCACCCGAAACACGAACCCGCCACCCACACGCTCGACGCCTCCGAACGGCAGACGATGATCCGGGAGGCCGCGCACCCCACACCCAACCCCACGGGTTTCGAAAAATTCAAGCGGCGTTATTCAACCGTGCTCGAAGGCCTTCTGAACCGGCGCGGGCTGGTGGTGGGCGGCTACCTGCTGGGCTCGCTGGCGTTGATCGGGCTGTGTTTCACCGTCATCGGCACCGACATTCTGCCCCACGCCAACAGCCATCAGTTTCAGCTCCGCCTCCGGGTGCCCGACGGCACACGCGTGGAACGCACCGAGTTGGCGACGCTGAGCGTGCTGGACATTATCAAGAAGGAAGTGGGCCCCGACAACGTCGACATTTCGTCGGCCTACGTAGGTACGGTGCCGTCCAGCTACGGCACGTCGAACATCTTCGTCTTCAACAGCGGGCCGCACGAAGCCGTGTTGCAGGTATCGCTGAACGAAGAGCACCCGGTCAAGATGGACGCGCTGAAAGAGCAGCTTCGTCAGCAAATTGCGAAGCAACTGCCCAACGCGCGGATTTCGTTCGAGCCGATTGAGCTGGTCGACAAGATCATGAGTCAGGGGTCGGCCACACCCATAGAAGTCACCGTGGCGGCCAAGAACCTCCAGGAAGCGGGCCGATTTGCCGACAAAATCAAGGCGCAGCTGAACCAGATAACGTACCTGCGCGACGTGCAGGTGGCGCAACCCCTCGCCTACCCGATCCTGAACGTAAACCTGAACCGCGAACGGGCCGGTCAGTTGGGCGTCACCTCCACGCAGATTGCCCGGTCGATGGTGGCGGCCACGTCGTCGAGCCGGTTTACGGATAAAAACCTCTGGCTTGACGAATCGAAAGGGTTGGCGTATCAGGTGCAGGTGCAGATTCCCGAATACCAGATGACCACACCCAACGACATCGGCAACATCCCGTTGCGGTCGGGCGAGATGCACCCGTTGCTGTCGGATGTGGCGACGTTTTCGGAAGGCACCACGGCGGGTGAATACGACCGCTCCGGCCCGAACCGGCTGGTGACGATCACGGCCAATTTGCAGGAAAAAGACCTTGGAACCGCCCAGAAAGACGTGTTGCAGGCGATCAAAGCGGCCGGTGAGCCACCGCGGGGCGTGATGGTCGAACTACGCGGCCAAACGCGCCTGCTGGCCGATACGCTGAGCAGCCTGCAAACGGGGCTGCTGGTAGCCATCGTGATCATCTTCCTGCTGCTGGCGGCCAACTACCAGTCGTTCAAACTGTCGCTGGTGATTCTGTCGGCGATTCCGGCGGTGGTAGCGGGTGCACTGCTGATGCTGCTGGCCTGCGGAGCAACGCTCAACCTGCAATCGTACATGGGCCTGATTATGTCGGTGGGGGTATCGGTAGCCAACGCCATTCTGATGGTGACCAACGCCGAAAACCTGCGCCTCGAAACGGGCGATACGTACCGGGCCGTCGTGATGGCCGCCAACAGCCGGATTCGGCCCATCCTGATGACGAGTATCGCCATGATTGCGGGCATGGTGCCCATGGCATCGGGAATGGGCGAAGGCGGCGATCAGATTGCCCCCCTCGGACAGGCCGTAATCGGCGGGCTGATTGCGTCCACACTCGCTGCCCTGCTGATCCTACCCTGCGTATTCACTCAATTCCAGACCAAAGCCGCGCTTCAGTCGGTGTCGCTCGACCCCGAAGACCCCGAGAGTCAATTCTTCAATCCTGTGGTGCTGGACAAGGCGGGTGTCAACGGGGTACCCGTTCACTAG